The sequence below is a genomic window from Arthrobacter sp. U41.
CATGTTCAAGAACAGAAAAGCCAACATCGCGATGCTGGTTGGTTACGCTGTGCTGTTCGGTGCCGTTTTTGCGCTCGGCCGCACAGACGTTCGTTGGCAACGAGCGGTTTCTCAAATCCATGATTCCGCATCATTCCCGCGCGCTCCTTGTCTGTCAGGAATCAGACATCACCGATCCTGAGATCATTGAGCTGTGTGATTCCATCGTGAAATCCCAGCAAGAGGAGATCACTCAGATGCAGGCGATCCTTGACCGCTATGCCTCAGACTGAGAGCGGCCAGCTGGCAAAAGTGAACCCAGCACCATAGCACCATGGTCCCTTTTGTCGCTGAAGCCAAGGTCGTTGGCTGATGCCGGCCATCAACGGCGGCGGGCAGTCGTTTTCACGGGTGGCCGCGCTGCTCCGGGCCCGGCGTAACAGGTTATAGTCGGCCTCCGGTTCGTGCGTAGAGCTTCCCTTCGGCATTGGAAGGGGACCCCCACGCCGTCCGGGGCCGGAGTCAGTGCCCTGCCCGAGTTTGCCGCCGAGGCGTTGGCGCATGAGAGCGCTGGCGTTGTTGAGCCCGACGATCTTCACGTCCTTGCCATGGTGGTGGTCTTTCTCGGTGATGGCGTCCATGGCAGCAATTGTGGAGGCGTCCCGGAGGTGGGAGGCGTGCATGTCGATATCCACGTACACGGGGTCCAAGTCGTATTACCGAGGTCCTCGCGGCCGCGTTCGAGCGGCTCAACATCCACACCGGCGTTGACGTCCACGGGGTCATGGCCGCGGCCGATGACGTCGTCAAGCCCATCATCACGCGCATGCCCATCATGGACCGCGCCTCCATCATGCAGGGCTACGCCGGCGTCTACTCCTCCTTCCTCATCCACGCAGAACGCGCCGCCGAGCGCTACGGCGTCCCGGCCTGGCAGATCCTCGAGGAAATCGGCCGGGCCGGCTACGTCGGCGGACAGGAAGACATGATCGTCGACGTCGCAGTCCAGCTCGCCTCCTGCGCACGCGTCGCCTAACCCACCACCGCACGAACGACGGAACCCCGCCGCTGAGCATGCTCAGTGGCGGGGTTCCGTCGTTTATTGGTGCTTTCCGGCTGGCCGCGCTCCAGCCCAGTTACTTCCTTCCGCAACCCGTTTCCGCTCCGGAGAACCGCGGGATTCCGAGGTTTTGGGGCGGAGGCGGGCGGGAGCGGGGGAAGTAACCGGGCAGGAGCGGCGGCCTGGGCTTAGCTGCGCTTTAGGAACAGGCTGACGCCGTGGTCGACATCGGCGGCGGCGGTGGCCCTGCTTACTTATGCGGCGGCGGCCGGAACTTCCGCGGCGGATCCTTCGTAGTACCAGCCGGCCCATGCGGTATGGACGAGCACTGTCGAGCGGTCCTCCGGTGATGGCGATGTGGCGTGATCCGGGAGGCCGTTGAGGCTGACTACCGTCATGATGCGTCCTTCAAAAAGGGGCCCGGACCGACTTCCCCCAAGGAAGGCGGCACGGGCACTGGGGCGGTTGAGATGCATTTGGGGAGCAGGCCGACGTGGCGGTTGCTCATGACGTCCGCGGCGGTCCAGCCGTCGAGGGCGTAATCCGCCAGGCACGGGTCCGATTGCGGCTGTTTTACTCCACAGGCGGCTTTCGGCGTGTCCGGCATCACATTTGGTGCTGTTTCAACGGTAGGGCCGCCCTTGCGTGTTGGGGAATACCCATTTCGGGCCCATTGAAAGCTTTTGCGTATCAGTGCCGCGAGCTGCGCCCGGTGGACGGGCATTTCTCCACTCGGCGCCGCATTCGGGAGCCCTCCTGCAGTCACCGTTCGTCACAGATGGCCGCTATGAACCTTCCAAAGCGGCCATCTCTGGCGAATGGTTGACCGCGCGGGTGGAAGCAACGGGCCAGAGCGGCCATCTGTGACGAATCGTTGAAGTCCTACGCGGGCTGGCGGGACTTCCATTCGTCCTCGATGAGGGCGTAGACGGCTTCGGTGGCCCATTGACCCTTGTAGTGCCACTTGTCCACCTGGGTGGATTCCAGCCGCATGCCGAGGCGTTCGCACAGCGCCGCGGAGGCGGTGTTGAGGGCATCCAGCTTGGCCTCGATCCGGTGGAAACGGAGTTTCTCGAAGCCCAGCTTGAGCAGGGCCGCGGCGGCCTCCGTCGCGATGCCCTTTCCGCGGGCTGCCGGGGGGAGGCTCCATCCGATCTCGGCCTGCCCGCAGCCGGGCAGCCATTTCAGGACCACCTCACCGAGCAGCCCGGGCGAGTCCGCGGCCTCGATGGCCAGGCAGATCCAGTCACCCTCCTTTTCGAAGACGAAGTTGGCGTACTTGCCCACGGACTCCATCGACTGGGTGTGGCTCTTCGCGTCCCCGGGCAGGAACCGGGCGGTCTCGGGCAGCGAATGGTAGGCGTGGTACGCGTCCAGGTCCCCGGCCTCGAAGCGGCGCAGCACCAGCCGTTCGGTGCGGATCGGCAGCGGGAGGGGCTTGGGTTCCGTCATGCCCCCACGCTACCCATCGATTGCTCCACAAGTGCCGTTTTGGGCCGCGAAAAGGGCCGCTACGGAGCCGCCGATGACAATAAACCACTCTCGTGCGGCGCATTCGTGCGGGATCAGGTCAGGCGCTCCCCGGTGACGCGAGCCAGATGGTCCACCAGTTCGTCCTGCAGCCGGTGGTCGAAGGCGGCCCGGTGTGCTTTCTGCAGGTGCTGATGGTGCCAATAGCCGCCGCTCGTGCACGCCCCGGGGTCGTCGCTGGTGGCGAGCCATTCCTGCGTGACGTGGCCGAGCCGCAGGTCGTCGGGGGCGCCGCGGCCGCCCATCCTGGTGGGCACCCAGCCGGGATCGACGGCGTTGCTGAGGACATCCGGCCATAACCGGGCGACGGCGAACGCGAGGGCGGTGACGTAGAGCTTGCTGTCGGAGTAGGACACGCTGTGCGCCGCTCCGCCCCGGGTGATGCCGGTGAGGTCGGCGCGGCCGCCGCGGTGCATGCCGCTGCTGAGGTAGATCAGCCGGTGCGGGCGGTGGATGAGGGCGGTGAGCAGGTAGGGGGCGGCGACGTTGACCTGAAAAATATCTGCGCCGGTGAGGATGCCCGCGTTGTGGATCACGGCGTCCACGGGACCGGCCCGGTTCACCTGGTCGGCGACGTCGCGCGTTTCCCCGACGTCCGACAGGTCACCGATGACGCTGAGCGCGCCGCGGTCCAGGAGATCCTGTACCGCGGCCAGGCGGCCGGCGCTGCGTGCGTGCACGATGACACGGTGGCCGCTATCGAGCAGGGATTCTGCGGTGGCCCGTCCAAGCCCGTCGGTGGAGCCGGTGATGAAGATCCGCGCCATCAATCCTCCTTCCTGTCCCATCGGCTGCTCCGTAGACGCCGTATTGGGCCGCCAAAAGGGCCGCTACGGAGCAACCGATGAGTGGGTGACGACCGCGGCCGTGGCCTCGGCGATGGCCCGCTCCTCGTCGGTGGGGACCACGAGCACAGGGATGGCGGAGGAGGGTGCGGAGATCACGCGGGGTTCCTTGGACCGCTCCCGGTTCAGGCCGGCGTCGAGCTGCACACCGAGGGCGCCCAGCCGCTCGGCGACGAGGGTGCGGAACTGGTGCGAGTTCTCCCCGATCCCGGCGGTGAAGACGAGGGCCTTCGCCCCGCCGACGGCCACGTGGTAGCCGCCGATGTACTTCGCGAGCCGGTAGGAGGCGACCGCGAGCGCCATGGCTGCCCTGGCGTCGCCGGCTTCCGCGGACTCCACCACGGAGCGCATGTCGTTGTTGCCGGCCAGCCCCTTGAGCCCGGACTGGCGGTTGAGCATGGAATCGAGGTCCTCCGGGGACCAGCCGGCCCGGCCGAGGAACACCAGGATGGACGGGTCCAGGTCACCGGAGCGGGTGCCCATCACCAGGCCCTCCAGCGGGGTGAAGCCCATGGAGGTGTCCACGGACTTGCCGCCGCGGATCGCCGTGACCGAGGCCCCGTTGCCGAGGTGGGCGACGATGGCGTCGAACTCGTCCACCGGGATATCCAGCAGCGCTGCGGCCCGGTGCGCGACGTATTCGTGCGAGGTGCCGTGGAAGCCGTAGCGGCGGATCCCGTGGTTCGTGTAGAGCTCGTCCGGCACCGCGTAGCGCCAGGCGTGCTCCGGCAGGGTGCGGTGGAAGGCGGTGTCGAACACGGCAACCTGCGGCATGTCCGGCCACTTCTTCGCAATGGCACGGATGCCCAGGACGTTGGCCGGGTTGTGCAGGGGCGCCAGCGGATTGAGCCGCTCGATCGCGCGGGTGATCTCGTTGTCGATCAGCACCGGCTCGCCGAAGCGCTCGCCGCCGTGCACCACGCGGTGGCCCACGGCATCGAGCGTCCGGTCCCCCAGCGCGGCGTGGATCTCCGCGTCGACCTGTTCCAGTGCCTCGGCGTGGTCGCGGGGGCCCTCGAGCTGGCCGTCGCCCTCGCCGCCGCTGCCCATGCCGATCTTCTCGACCAGCCCTTCGGCGAGCACACTGCCGGCCTCGACGTCGCGGACCTGGAACTTCAGCGAGGACGACCCTGAGTTGATAACGAGCACGAGCATGGGGCCTCCTACGCCTTGGCTTCTGCGCTGACCCCGGAGGGAGCGTCGGGACTGGCATCACGCCGGAGCCTGGCGGAGCGCTCCGTGGAAACCACTATAAATTGCCGGGCGGACCCGGCGGCCAATCCGTTGCGAAAGCCGCGGCGGACGCCTAGAGTCGGCGGACCAACCGGAGCATTCACGAAGGGATTTCCATGACTGACGAAGCGATCCAGCCAGAGAGCACCGAGCCGGAGAGCACCGAGCCGGCCAGCGGGTCCGGAAAGCAGGATCCCACCGGCGTCGAGGGCACGAACCCGGCCCTGGACGACACTGGGAAGCTCAAGGCCGCCGAGACCGGGGATGCCCCCGAGGCGCCCGAGAATTTCGAGGACCTGGATCTCACGCCGGCGGGCCTGTCCGATGAGCCCGCCAAGCAGGAGGATCCCGACAGCCCGGCGGAGCCGGAAAACAGCTGACTAGGCACGGGCGGCCGCGGACGCCGGCACGGCGGCCGGCTCTGCGGCCGGCTCTGCGGCGGCCGGCACAGCGGCCGGCTCTGCTGCAGCGGGCTCCGCGGACTGGGCCTGGATGGCGGTGATGGCCACCGTGTTCACGATGTCCTCCACGGTGCAGCCGCGGGAGAGGTCGTTGACCGGCTTGCGCAGCCCCTGCAGCACCGGCCCGACGGCGACCGCGCCGGAGGACTGCTGGACCGCCTTGTAGGTGTTGTTGCCGGTGTTGAGGTCCGGGAAGATGAACACCGTCGCCTGCCCCGCCACGGTCGAGCCGGGCATCTTCGACTCGGCGATGGCGGCGTCGACGGCGGCGTCGTACTGGATGGGCCCTTCCACGGCGAGGTCCGGGCGGCGTGAGCGCACGAGCTCGGTGGCCTGGCGGACCGCGTCCACGGCCTCGCCGGCGCCCGAGCCGCCGGTGGAGTAGGACAGCATCGCCACCCGCGGCTCCACGCCGAACTGGGCCGCGGTTTCGGCCGAGGCCAGCGCGATGTCCGCGAGCTGCTCCACGTTGGGCTCCGGGTTCACGGCGCAGTCGCCGTAGACCAGCACCCGGTCCGGCATCAGCATCAGGAACACCGAGGAGACGATCTTGACGCCGTCGCGGGTCTTGACGAACTCCAGCGCCGGCCGGATGGTGTGCGCGGTGGTGTGGGCGGCGCCGGAGACCATCCCATCCACGACGCCGAGCTGGACCATCATGGTGCCGAAGTAGCTCTCGTCCTGCATGACCTCGAGGGCCTTGGCCAGGTCCACGCCCTTGTGCGCCCGCAGCTCCGCGTATTTCTCCGCGAACCCCTGGCGCAGCTCCGAGGTGGCGGGATCGATGATGTTGATGCCGGTGAGGTCGATGCCCTGGGTGGAGGCGAGCTCGCGGACGTCGGATTCGCGGCCCAGCACGGTCAGCTCGCAGACGTCGCGGCGGCGCAGGATCTCCGCGGCCCGCAGGATGCGGACATCCGTGCCCTCGGGCAGGACGATGTGGCGGCGTTCCGAGCGGGCCCGCTCGATCAGGTCGTGCAGGAAGCGCAGCGGCGTCATCCGCTCCAGCCGCGGCAGGTGCAGCCGCTCCAGCAGTTCCGCCTCGTCCACCCGGCGCGCCCACAGCCCCAGCGCCGAGGCCACCTTGCGGCGGTGCCCGGACCAGATCTCGCTGCGCACCTCGGAAACGCGTTTCGCAGTCACATAGGTGTCATCGGGGGCGGCGAAAATCGGGAACGGGGCCTGCGCCAGCAGCGAATAGATGGTGGGGTCCGGGGCCAGTCCGCCGGTGAGGATCAGGGCGGAGGGCACCGGGAACTCCGGCGAGAACGAGGAGGCCAGGCAGGCGACGAGCACGTCGGCGCGGTCACCGGGCACGATCACCAGCGCGCCGTCGTCGAGCACGTGCAGGAAGTTGGCCACACTCATGGCCGCGACCTTCACCGACCGCACGTCGCGCTCCAGGTCGGCCAGGCCCGCCACCTGGCCGATGCCCATGGCGGCGGCGACCTCGCCGGTGGTGGGCCGGGCGATCTCCTCCAGCTCCGGCAGGACGTACACGGGACGGCCGGAGGCGCCCGGGCGGACCGCGGCGGCGATGGCCTCAAGGTCCTCCGGATCGGCGCGGTTGACCATGATGGCCAGCAGCGTGCAGCGTTCGGCGACGAGTTCCTTGCGGGCGACCTCGACGGCGTCGACGGTCTCCGCGACGGTGCGGCCCTTCGCGCCGACGACGGCGACGACCGCGGCGGCGAGGTTGTTCGCCAGCCGGGCGTTGAGGTCGAACTCGACGGCGGCGTCCTGGCCGGTGAGGTCGGTGCCCTCCACGATCACCACGTCACAGTGCCGGGACATCTCGGCGAAGATCTCCACGCAGCGGGAGTCGATCTCCTCGCGCTTGCCCTCGGCGAGCAGGCTGCGGACTTCCGGGAAGGTCAGCCCGCCGCGGCAGCGGTCGTCGTCGAGGTTGAACCGGGACTTCATCAGGGCCACCATGGGGTCCGAGGCAACGTCGTGCCCGTTGACCACGGGCTTGAAGAACCCGATCCGGTCCGCATGCCGGTGCAGCGTGTCCGCCAGGCCCAGGGCAATAAGCGACTTCCCGGAGCCCGGGGTGGTCGCGCTGACGTAGATTCCTTTGGCCATGGTTCGCCCTTTGCTGTGCTGGTGCTCGGTCCCTCCATACTTTCACTTGTTGCCGCGGTTTCTCCATGCGCCGCCCGGGGGCCGCCCGCGGGACTTTGGCCCCTTACCCTTCCGGCGCCCGCCAGCCAGGGTGGGGGGACAGAGCGGAGGACCTCTTGGAAACGCTTCATGTTGAACTGCAGGACATCGGCGGTACAGCCTGGTGGGCCCGGATCCTCACCACGCTCGCGTCCCAGTCCGGCAGTGTGCAGTTCCGGTTCGTTGGCCGGGTGGCCGACGAGGTCCGCTATTCGAGTTCCACCTTCGCGTCCCCGACGCCGATCTCGCCGACGCCGCCGGAAGAACAATGGGCCCCCGGAATGACCCGCAGCCTGGAAGAGCTCGTCAGCGACATCCGGCACGACGGATGGACCCAGACAGGCAGCGGAAGCGAACCCTGGTCCCTGACTTTCGAACGGTGACCCGCAGACCCGTTACGGCACTCTGACGGACGGCGGGCCGGGATCCTGCGGCCCGAGGACGATGCGTGTCCGGACGGCGGCACTCTCCGCCCGCGCCCGTCGGGCGGTCCGAAATGTGTCTGCGGGACGGTCCCTGAGGTCGCCCGCTCTTGACAGCAGGCGCCATAATGGGATTACCTAATGAACATTCGGTAAATAAAGCTGGAGGCAATGACGCATGGCTGGATCGACGGTTTCGGGTGACATCCACCCCATCCTTAAGGACGACTACGCGTCTGAGTGGATGGGCATCGAAGTAGTGGCGCTGGACGACGGACATGCCACAATCCGCATGACGCTCCGGCAGGAAATGCTGAACGGATTCGGCATGGCCCACGGCGGAATGATCTTCGCCTTCGGCGACACAGCGTTCGCGCTGGCCTGCAACCAGACCACGCCGACTCCGGCTGACGAGGGCAACATCACCGTGGCCTCCGGCGTCGACATCAACTTCCTCAGGCCCGCCTTCCGCGGCCAGACCCTCACCGCCGTCGCCAACCGACGCGCCAGCACCGGGCGCAGCGGCCTCTACGACGTCCAGATCTACGCCGCAGATCCCGGCGCGGGCACCGCACCGGGACCGGCGTCGGCCTCCTCCACGGCCCCCGCCGCCACGGTCCCGGGCCAGCTCCCCGCCGACATCCCCCCGGGCGAACTCGTCGCCGAGTTCCGCGGCCGCAGCCGCACCATCTCCAAGAAATAGAAACAGGGAACCCCAGATGACCCAAGAAACCGTCGCCCCCACCAGTGATGCTGTCCTGGACCGCGAAGAAATGATGTCCCGCGACGAGCTCGAGGCGCTGCAGCTCGGCCGCCTCCAGCACACCTTGGCCTACGCCTACGACCGCGTACCCCTGTACAAGCGCAAGTTCGACGAGCACGGCGTCCACCCCACGGACCTCCGCGAGCTTTCCGACCTGGGCAAGTTCCCCTTCACCACCAAGGAAGACCTCCGCCTGGAGTACCCCTTCGGCATGTTCGCCGTGCCGCAGCACGAGGTGGCCCGCATCCACGCCAGCTCCGGCACCACCGGCCGCGCCACCGTCGTCGGGTACACCAAAAAGGACCTCGCCGACTGGGCCAAGCTCGTGGCCCGCTCGCTCCGCGCCTCCGGCGTCCGCCCCGGCATGAAGGTCCACAACGCCTACGGCTACGGCCTGTTCACCGGCGGCATGGGCGCCCACGCCGGCGCCGAGGCCCTGGGCTGCACCGTCATCCCGATCTCCGGCGGCCAGACCGAACGCCAGATCACGCTGATCCAGGACTTCAAGCCCGACGCCATCCTGGCCACCCCGACCTACCTGCTCACCATCGCCGACGCGATGATGAAGCAGGGCATCGACCCGGCCTCCACCTCGCTCAAGTTCGCCGTGCTCGGTGCCGAGCCGTGGACCGAGGAAATGCGCCACGAGCTTGAAGTGATGATGAACATCAAGGCCTGCGACATCTACGGGCTCTCCGAGGTCATGGGGCCCGGCGTCGCCGGCGAAGCCGTGGAAACCCAGGACGGCAGCCACATCTGGGAGGACCACTTCCGCCCCGAAATCATCGACGCCTTCGACTCCTCCGTGGTCCTGGGCGACGGCGAACCCGGCGAGCTGGTCTTCACCTCCCTCACCAAGGAAGCGCTGCCGATCATCCGGTACCGCACCAAGGACCTCACCCGCCTGCTGCCCGGCACCGCGCGCCCCGCGCACCGCCGCATGGGCCGCATCACCGGGCGCAGCGACGACATGATCATCCTGCGCGGTGTGAACCTGTTCCCCTCGCAGATCGAGGAGATCGCGCTGCGCATCCCCGAGCTGAGCCCGCACTTCCAGCTCGAGCTCACCCGCCCCGAGGGCCAGCGGATGGACCAGCTGACCGTCAGGATCGAACGCCGCGAGTCCGTCACGGTCGAGGGTGTCGCCTCCGCCGCCAAGACCCTGCAGCAGCAGATCAAGATCCAGGTCGGCTCCTCCTGCGCCGTCGACGTCGTCGATCCCGGCTCCCTGGAGCGGTCCAACGGCAAGCTCCGCCGGATCTACGACCTGCGCCCCAAAGCGTAACCACAGCAAGTCCAGCCCGCCGGCCGGCCCGCCCGGGCCGCCCCGGCGGGCTGGCTGATCTCCTGATCGTGAGAAACTAGCGACTATGCCTACAACAGCCACCAGCACCAAACGCGGCCGTCCCGGCTATGACCAGCAGTCGGTACTGGTGATCGCAGTCGACGTCTTCAACCGCCATGGCTACGACGCCACTTCCATGGGCATCCTCGCCGAAAACCTGGGCATCTCAAAGTCCGCCATTTACCACCACGTGCCGTCCAAGGGCGACCTCCTGAAGCTCGCGCTGGACCACGCCCTGGGCGGCCTTGAGGCGATCCTGGACCAGCCGCAGGCCCAGACCGGCACCGCCGAGGCCCGGCTGGAATTCGTCCTCCGCGAGACCATCTCCGTGCTGGTGGACCGGCTGCCGTTCGTCACCCTGCTGCTGCGCCTGCGCGGCAACACCGAGATCGAACGCGACGCGATGGAACGCCGGCGCACCTTCGACCACAAGGTCGCGGCCCTGATTTCCGCCGCCCGCGACGAGGGGTCACTGCGCCAGGACATCGACCCCCGCACCGTCACCCGGCTGCTCTTCGGCACGATCAACTCCATCGTCGAGTGGTACAAACCCGGCGGCTCCCTCTCCCCCGAGAAACTGGCCGACGACGTCATCACCATGGCCTTCCACGGCCTCCACGTCCCGGGCTAAGCCGGCTCCGCCCGGCTCGCCGTGGCCTCGCGCAGAATCCCATTGACCGCGCCGGGCGCCCGGGCCACGCTGGGAGGATGGCCACGAGACTATCCCAGGTGCTCTTGGGCACTTTCCCCCAGCTGCGGTACGAGCCCACTGCCAAAAGAATTCGCGCGAACCTGGGCCGGACCGCCGTCGTCGACACCCTGCAGGGCTGCCTGATTTGGGAACCGCGCCGAATCACCCCCGTCTTTGCTGTACCCGAGCAGGAAATGCTGGCCGGGCTGGCCTCCCCGGCGCTGCCCGGGGCCGCGGTTGAGGAGCACCCCTTCGCCCTTCGGCGGGGCGCGGCACCGACAACACTCGACCCCACGACGGCGTTCGGCAGGCACACCTGCGCGGGCGAGGAACTCGACGTCGTGACGGCATCGGCGACGGCGCCCCGGGCTGCCTTCCGGCCCGAGGACCCCGACCTGGCCGGGTACGTTGTGTTGGATTTCGACGCGTTCAACTGGCTCGAGGACGATGAGGAGATCATTGGCCACCCCCGGGACCCGTTCCATCGCGTGGACATCCGCGCCTCGTCCCTGGATGTGGAGATAGCGCTCGAGGGTGTGACGCTGGCCAGCACCAACGGCGCGCAGCTGCTCTACGAGACATTGCTCCCGGTGCGGTACTACATCCCGCCCTCGGACGTGCAGCTGGACCTGCTGGAGGAGAGCCCCAAGCGGACCGTCTGCCCGTACAAGGGCCAGGCCAGCTATTGGAGCTATCCGGATTCCCGGCAGGGCAGGAACATCGCGTGGAGCTACGACCGCCGGTTCCTCGACACCGCCCAGATCCACGGCCTCATCAGTTTCTTCAATGAGCGGCTCGACCTGAGGGTGGAAGGCGTGCTGCAGCCCAGGCCCGTGACTCCGTGGTCCCGCCCGAACGGCGCGGGGGCACCTTGACGGTGGCGGGTGGCGTTTTCGCCGTCCGGGCCTGGGGCACTTTGAGCGTGGCGGAACGCATTTCGCATTCCAGGCGCTGACTACCGGGTCACCCCGGCGGTCCGGGGGCACTTTCAGGGCCGCGGAAGGCGTTTCGCCGTCGGATAGCGGCGTGTCCGTGTCAATGTGCCCCCGCCCGGCCGGTGGTCCCGCCCCCCGAGCGCAAAACAGCGCCCCGGCGGGCCGGGGCGCTGTTCGTTGGGCGGGTACGAGAACGGCTGGCTAGAGCTGGTAATCCACCGGCGAGGTGATGTTCTCGTGGACGCAGAGGATGTTGTGCTCCGAGTCCATGAACCAGGCGCACTTCTCGGAATCCGTTGTACAAATGTGGTTCTCGGTCTTCAGATCCGGCAGGTCGTAGTCCTGGAACTGAACGCCCTTGGACTCCATCTCCTGGACGGTCCGCTCGATCTCGGAGACTTCAAAGCTCAAGGCCGTGTGCTCGGAATGCTTTCCGTCCTTGACTGGCATCAACTGCAGCATGGGGCCGCCTTCACTGCCATACAGTTCACTTCCGTCGTCTGCCCTGCCGCGGACCGGGAGGCCCAGGGTTTCCGCGTAGAAGCGGTGGGCACGCTCGGGATCATCGACTGGCAGGACCGTTGTGGCTTTGTTTAGAACTAGGGTCATGTCGCCACCTCCTACGAGGAAAATTTTACGCCGGTGCGGGGCGGAAAGAACCGGCCAATCTCAGCCCACAAGCGACGCTCCCGCACTTCCGGCAACCCAACGGCCGACGCCCCCTCACCTCTGGCAGCCCGACGAGCAACGCTCCCTCACGGAATGAGGGAGCGACTGCACCGGAACCGCCAGACGTGAGGGAGCGTCCGGGGGTTATTTCTCGACGAGGGTGAGGACGTCGTAGGTGGCTACGATTTCGTCGTTCTGGTTGGTCAGGACGGCGTCCCAGGCCACCTCGCCGTACTCGTCGGTCTCGCGCGGGGTGATCTTCTTGGCGGTCAGGGTGACCCGGATGGAGTCGCCTGCGGCCACCGGCGTGATGAAGCGAAGGCTTTCCAGGCCGTAGTTCGCCAGCACGGGGCCCGGTGCGGGCTCCACGAACAGTCCGGCGCCCCAGGCCAGCAGCAGGTAGCCGTGCGCCACGATGCCCGGGAAGAACGGGTTGGCCTCGGCGGCAGCCTGGTTGGTGTGGGCGTAGAAGGTGTCGCCGGTGGAGTTGGCGAACTTCGTGATCTCGTCCAGGCTCACTTCACGCAGCTCGGAGCGGATCGCGTCGCCGATGTGCAGGGTGCTCAGGTGCTTCCGGAACGGGTGCTGGCCCTCGGTCTCGACCGTGAAGTTGCGGTCGGCGCCGGTGTGCCAGACGCCCGTGACGGCGGTCAGCATGTTGGGCGAGCCCTGGATGGCGGTGCGCTGCATGTGGTGCAGGACGGAGCGGATGCCGCCGAGCTCCTCGCCGCCGCCGGCGCGGCCCGGGCCGCCGTGGACCAGGTGCGGGACCGGTGAACCGTGGCCGGTGGAGCTGCGCGCGTCCTCGCGGTTAAGCATGTGCACGCGACCGTGGTGGGCGGCGATGCCGGTGACGAGTTCGCGGGCCACGTCCGGGTCGTTGGTGCAGACCGTGGCGACGAGCGAGCCGCCGCCGCGGGCGGCGAGCCGGACGGCGTCGGCCAGGTCCGTGTAGCCGATCACCGAGGAGACCGGGCCGAAGGCTTCCAGCGAGTGGACCTCTTCGGCCTCCGGATCCGCCCAGCTCAGCAGCACCGGGGACATAAACGCACCCTCGTCGACGACGCCGACGGTGCCGTCCGCACTGGTGACCTTCGGCGAATCAAGCGTGCCGTAGGCGAGTTCGCCGCCGGCGTCGAGCATGGCCTGCACGGCTGCCCGCACGTCGGCGAGCTGCTCCCGGGAGGCGAGGGCGCCCATGTTGACGCCCTCGGCGCGCGGGTCGCCCAGGACAATGCGCTGCTGGATCCGCTCCCCCACGGCCGCGACGACATCCTGCACCAGCTCCTGCGGCACGATGGCCCGGCGGATCGAGGTGCACTTCTGGCCGGCC
It includes:
- a CDS encoding TetR/AcrR family transcriptional regulator — translated: MPTTATSTKRGRPGYDQQSVLVIAVDVFNRHGYDATSMGILAENLGISKSAIYHHVPSKGDLLKLALDHALGGLEAILDQPQAQTGTAEARLEFVLRETISVLVDRLPFVTLLLRLRGNTEIERDAMERRRTFDHKVAALISAARDEGSLRQDIDPRTVTRLLFGTINSIVEWYKPGGSLSPEKLADDVITMAFHGLHVPG
- a CDS encoding DUF427 domain-containing protein; its protein translation is MLLGTFPQLRYEPTAKRIRANLGRTAVVDTLQGCLIWEPRRITPVFAVPEQEMLAGLASPALPGAAVEEHPFALRRGAAPTTLDPTTAFGRHTCAGEELDVVTASATAPRAAFRPEDPDLAGYVVLDFDAFNWLEDDEEIIGHPRDPFHRVDIRASSLDVEIALEGVTLASTNGAQLLYETLLPVRYYIPPSDVQLDLLEESPKRTVCPYKGQASYWSYPDSRQGRNIAWSYDRRFLDTAQIHGLISFFNERLDLRVEGVLQPRPVTPWSRPNGAGAP
- a CDS encoding VOC family protein, coding for MTLVLNKATTVLPVDDPERAHRFYAETLGLPVRGRADDGSELYGSEGGPMLQLMPVKDGKHSEHTALSFEVSEIERTVQEMESKGVQFQDYDLPDLKTENHICTTDSEKCAWFMDSEHNILCVHENITSPVDYQL
- the paaZ gene encoding phenylacetic acid degradation bifunctional protein PaaZ, encoding MTTTATAPEPTVDTVEIVPSFIKDSWWRPDAASATGAASVLDASTGELLAKVSTEGLDLAAVVDYGRTTGQAELGKLTFHQRALKLKELAQYLNGRREEFYALSAQTGATKIDSMVDIDGGIGVLFTFGSKGRRELPNSQVIVDGPMEVLSKDGSFAGEHIYTRIPGVAVQINAFNFPVWGMLEKLAPAFIAGVPTIVKPATPTGYVTAAVVKAIIESGILPKGSLQLISGSVRTMLDHLDYRDVVAFTGSASTANTLKSHANVVKGGVRFTSETDSLNASILGPDAVKGTPEFDAFIKSLVTEMTAKAGQKCTSIRRAIVPQELVQDVVAAVGERIQQRIVLGDPRAEGVNMGALASREQLADVRAAVQAMLDAGGELAYGTLDSPKVTSADGTVGVVDEGAFMSPVLLSWADPEAEEVHSLEAFGPVSSVIGYTDLADAVRLAARGGGSLVATVCTNDPDVARELVTGIAAHHGRVHMLNREDARSSTGHGSPVPHLVHGGPGRAGGGEELGGIRSVLHHMQRTAIQGSPNMLTAVTGVWHTGADRNFTVETEGQHPFRKHLSTLHIGDAIRSELREVSLDEITKFANSTGDTFYAHTNQAAAEANPFFPGIVAHGYLLLAWGAGLFVEPAPGPVLANYGLESLRFITPVAAGDSIRVTLTAKKITPRETDEYGEVAWDAVLTNQNDEIVATYDVLTLVEK